The Vibrio echinoideorum genome includes a region encoding these proteins:
- the panP gene encoding pyridoxal-dependent aspartate 1-decarboxylase PanP, which translates to MVTEQKTADVSFDSLLRIFTVPEGPDSTLTQIEDKLSRNLNQFLREHIVAEEKPLREIEKDFSNAHIPEQPEFVSEHTEHLLDTLVSHSVHTSSPSFIGHMTSALPYFLMPLSKIMIALNQNLVKIETSKAFTPLERQVLGMLHRLIYQDNDQFYSRWMHSANHSLGAFCSGGTIANITALWVARNNALKAQGSFKGVEKEGLFKAMKHYDYEGLAILVSERGHYSLKKAADVLGIGQEGLVSVKTDNNNRICTDDLRIKIEQLKQNKIKPFAVIGVAGTTETGNIDPLRDIAEVCAESDCHFHVDAAWGGATLMSNNHRHLLDGIELADSVTIDAHKQLYIPMGAGMVLFKKPDAMTAIEHHAQYILRKGSKDLGSHTLEGSRSGMAMLVYASMHIISRPGYELLIDQSINKARYFADLIKQQSDFELVSEPELCLLTYRYVPESVKAALQKANAKDRVDLNELLNELTKFIQKKQRETGRSFVSRTRLNPEDWAHQPIIVFRVVLANPLTGNDILSSVLEEQREISTLAPNLMSKITKLVEQINA; encoded by the coding sequence GAAAAGCCACTACGTGAAATTGAGAAAGATTTTTCAAATGCTCATATTCCCGAGCAGCCTGAGTTTGTTTCTGAACACACTGAACATCTCCTCGATACTCTCGTGTCTCATTCGGTACATACGTCGTCGCCAAGTTTTATTGGTCACATGACGTCTGCTCTGCCGTATTTCTTGATGCCGCTGTCTAAAATCATGATTGCGTTGAATCAGAATCTAGTAAAAATCGAGACCTCAAAAGCTTTTACTCCCCTAGAACGTCAAGTTTTGGGTATGCTTCACCGCTTGATTTATCAAGACAACGACCAGTTTTATTCGCGTTGGATGCACAGTGCAAACCACTCTTTAGGTGCGTTTTGTTCTGGTGGAACCATTGCGAACATCACCGCACTTTGGGTGGCACGTAACAATGCACTGAAAGCACAAGGTTCGTTCAAAGGTGTCGAGAAGGAAGGCTTATTCAAAGCCATGAAGCACTATGATTACGAAGGCCTGGCCATCTTAGTCTCTGAACGTGGTCACTACTCTCTAAAAAAAGCCGCAGATGTGCTCGGTATTGGCCAAGAAGGCCTAGTGTCTGTTAAGACAGATAACAACAACCGTATTTGTACTGACGACTTAAGAATCAAGATCGAGCAGCTCAAGCAGAATAAGATTAAGCCTTTTGCTGTTATTGGTGTGGCTGGTACAACAGAGACCGGTAATATCGACCCATTAAGGGATATTGCAGAAGTATGTGCTGAGTCTGATTGCCACTTCCATGTGGATGCAGCTTGGGGCGGCGCGACGCTGATGTCGAACAATCACCGTCACCTACTTGATGGCATTGAACTCGCAGATTCAGTTACGATTGATGCGCATAAACAACTCTATATCCCGATGGGTGCTGGTATGGTTCTGTTCAAGAAACCAGACGCGATGACAGCCATCGAACATCACGCTCAATATATTTTACGTAAGGGTTCTAAAGATCTGGGCAGCCACACTTTAGAAGGCTCTCGTTCAGGCATGGCCATGCTTGTTTACGCTTCGATGCATATCATCAGCCGTCCTGGTTATGAACTGTTGATCGACCAGAGCATCAACAAAGCACGCTATTTTGCCGACCTGATTAAACAACAAAGCGATTTTGAGTTGGTATCAGAGCCTGAACTTTGTCTACTGACTTACCGCTATGTTCCTGAATCGGTTAAAGCCGCTCTGCAGAAAGCTAATGCGAAAGATCGTGTAGACCTGAATGAGTTATTGAATGAGCTCACTAAGTTCATTCAGAAAAAGCAGCGTGAAACGGGTCGATCTTTTGTTTCAAGAACTCGCTTGAACCCTGAAGATTGGGCACACCAACCGATCATCGTTTTCCGTGTCGTATTAGCCAATCCACTAACCGGCAATGACATTCTTTCTTCCGTACTTGAAGAACAGCGTGAAATCTCTACACTAGCACCTAATTTGATGAGTAAAATCACCAAGCTGGTAGAGCAAATAAACGCCTAA
- a CDS encoding MurR/RpiR family transcriptional regulator, which yields MNTLEKIQKNLENFSKSERKVAEVIMASPQTAIHSSIATLAKMADVSEPTVNRFCRRLDTKGFPDFKLHLAQSLANGTPYVNRNVEEDDGPDAYTHKIFESTMACLDVAKNSLDAMQVNRAVDLLTQAKRISFFGLGASSAVAKDAQNKFIRFNIPITCFEDIVMQRMSCINCSDNDVIVLISHTGRTKSQVEIANLARENGATVIAITAKDSPLDKASSLSISLDVPEDTDVYMPMASRVVQMTVIDVLATGFTLRRGSGFRENLKRVKESLRDSRYEKYSQF from the coding sequence ATGAATACATTAGAAAAAATACAAAAAAACCTGGAAAATTTCAGCAAGTCTGAGCGTAAGGTAGCCGAAGTAATCATGGCTTCCCCTCAAACTGCAATTCATTCTAGCATTGCTACCTTAGCTAAAATGGCTGACGTAAGTGAGCCTACAGTTAACCGCTTCTGTCGTCGTTTAGACACAAAGGGCTTCCCTGACTTCAAACTTCACCTAGCACAAAGCTTGGCGAACGGTACACCTTATGTGAATCGTAATGTTGAAGAAGATGATGGCCCAGATGCTTACACGCATAAGATTTTCGAATCGACTATGGCTTGTTTAGACGTTGCTAAAAACAGTCTAGATGCGATGCAAGTAAACCGTGCGGTTGACTTGTTGACTCAAGCTAAACGCATTTCGTTCTTCGGTTTAGGTGCCTCTTCAGCGGTAGCGAAAGATGCTCAAAACAAGTTTATTCGTTTTAATATCCCTATCACTTGTTTCGAAGACATTGTGATGCAACGAATGAGCTGCATTAACTGCAGTGATAACGATGTTATTGTTCTTATCTCTCACACTGGCCGTACCAAAAGCCAAGTTGAGATTGCGAACTTAGCTCGTGAGAATGGTGCAACCGTTATCGCAATTACCGCGAAGGACTCTCCATTAGACAAAGCAAGCTCTCTGTCTATTTCATTGGATGTACCCGAAGACACTGACGTTTACATGCCAATGGCAAGCCGTGTGGTTCAAATGACGGTTATTGACGTGTTAGCGACAGGCTTTACTCTTCGCCGCGGTTCTGGTTTCAGAGAGAATCTAAAGCGCGTAAAAGAGTCACTTCGCGATTCACGTTACGAGAAATACTCTCAGTTCTAA
- a CDS encoding iron-containing alcohol dehydrogenase — MFQFMTSTKIIFGDGALKASLSLFNQYGYSVLLVTGNTLERTSLVTDYFDAQSMRYQHIAVSGEPNIKMVEEAVISARRFKPDMVVAMGGGSAIDMGKALAAILPNQGNLYDYVEVVGRNVPLKTKPIPFIAIPTTASTGAEVTKNAVLKSGQDQVKISLRSPDMLADVAIVDPTLTHGTNLYLSGRGAMDAFTHLMEAYVCGEPNPLTDMICEEGLRKLSGSVIQACIYDEPQARSNLAFASMLGGMAITNAKLGAAHGLASALGGKISAPHSVITARLAPFVMLENIAVAKEQQRNGILARYQRIAQIVTGNSEAKEEEAIAWLSEVLDTLKLPSLLEFGVCEAQFDEVSADALKSVAIKGNPLPLNQERLVHILKQVCEECSCGEGDHEGASMNQVVQEPAAESSFTIINSYASENSVVEKGNSWTI, encoded by the coding sequence ATGTTTCAATTTATGACATCTACAAAGATCATCTTTGGTGATGGGGCATTGAAGGCTTCATTGTCTCTCTTTAATCAATACGGCTACAGCGTGTTATTGGTTACAGGCAATACGTTAGAACGTACTTCGTTAGTTACTGATTATTTCGATGCACAAAGCATGCGTTATCAACACATTGCTGTTTCAGGTGAACCTAATATCAAAATGGTAGAGGAAGCGGTCATTTCTGCGCGTCGATTTAAGCCCGATATGGTGGTAGCGATGGGAGGAGGCAGCGCTATTGATATGGGTAAAGCGTTAGCTGCCATTCTGCCAAACCAAGGCAATCTATACGATTATGTCGAAGTGGTAGGTCGTAATGTTCCTTTGAAGACCAAACCTATTCCATTTATAGCGATTCCTACGACAGCCAGTACAGGCGCAGAAGTAACCAAGAACGCAGTGCTTAAATCCGGTCAAGACCAAGTCAAGATAAGCCTTAGAAGCCCAGACATGTTGGCAGATGTTGCGATTGTCGACCCAACATTGACTCATGGTACCAACCTTTATTTATCGGGGCGTGGTGCGATGGATGCATTTACTCATTTAATGGAAGCTTATGTGTGTGGCGAACCCAACCCGCTAACCGATATGATCTGTGAAGAAGGGTTGCGCAAGCTCAGTGGCTCTGTCATTCAGGCGTGTATCTATGATGAACCTCAAGCGCGTTCTAATCTTGCCTTCGCTTCTATGCTTGGAGGAATGGCGATAACCAATGCTAAGCTCGGCGCTGCGCACGGGCTAGCTTCGGCGTTAGGAGGTAAGATTTCTGCGCCGCACAGTGTGATTACAGCGCGCTTGGCGCCATTTGTGATGTTAGAAAACATAGCAGTAGCGAAAGAGCAGCAAAGAAACGGCATATTAGCGCGTTATCAGCGAATCGCGCAGATAGTGACAGGTAACTCAGAAGCAAAAGAAGAAGAGGCGATTGCTTGGTTATCTGAAGTGTTGGATACACTCAAGCTACCAAGCTTACTTGAGTTTGGCGTCTGTGAAGCTCAGTTTGATGAGGTGTCTGCCGATGCGCTCAAATCAGTGGCTATTAAAGGAAACCCTTTACCGTTGAATCAAGAGCGGCTTGTACATATTCTGAAGCAGGTTTGCGAGGAGTGCAGTTGTGGAGAGGGGGATCATGAGGGAGCTTCAATGAATCAAGTTGTGCAAGAACCTGCTGCCGAGTCGAGTTTTACCATTATCAACTCTTATGCCTCAGAGAACAGTGTGGTAGAGAAGGGTAATAGCTGGACTATCTAG
- a CDS encoding GrxA family glutaredoxin has product MFVVIFGRPACPFCVRAKEHAETLKAKRDDFNYRYVDIHAEGISKADLEKTVGKPVDTVPQIFIDQDHIGGCTEFEAYAKENLGLFD; this is encoded by the coding sequence ATGTTTGTAGTTATTTTTGGTCGCCCTGCTTGCCCATTCTGTGTTCGTGCAAAAGAGCATGCTGAAACTCTTAAAGCTAAGCGTGATGACTTCAACTACCGCTATGTTGATATTCACGCTGAAGGCATCAGCAAAGCTGACCTAGAGAAAACAGTTGGCAAGCCTGTAGATACAGTGCCACAAATCTTCATCGACCAAGACCACATTGGCGGTTGTACAGAATTTGAAGCATACGCAAAAGAAAACCTAGGTCTTTTCGACTAA
- a CDS encoding aspartate:alanine antiporter, translated as MNIDVVFLLEQNPILLIFVVLSIGLAIGKIRFGSLQLGNSIGVLITSLVMGHLGFSFNADALTIGFMLFIYCVGIEAGPNFFGIFFRDGKHYLILSLVVLSTAIALTYFSSHYLGLGFGLSAGMMAGALTATPILVGAQDALNSGLAELPRNMDLGLIIENLSVGYAMAYLVGLISMIMFARLIPKLQKVNLHDSAEQIAQERGLGASGQRKVYLPIIRAYRVGQELISWTDGKNLRELGIYRQTGCYIERIRRNGILAHPDGDAILQEGDEIALVGFPDSHARLDPSFRNGKEVFDRNLLDLRIVEEEIVVKSDNIAGKRLSDLNLSEYGCFLNRVVRAQIEMPMDLNIVLSKGDVLQVSGEKSRVHGLAEKIGFISIHSQMADLMAFCSFFILGILFGLITMTFGQVSFGLGNAVGLLLSGIMLGFLRANHPTFGYVPQGALNMVKDLGLMFFMVGIGLSAGGKIVEHLSQVGPQVIGIALVVSVLPVFFAYLVGAYVLKMNRALLFGAIIGARTCAPAMDIVNDHARSTIPALGYAGTYAIANILMTLAGTFIIIIS; from the coding sequence GTGAATATCGACGTTGTTTTTCTGTTAGAACAAAACCCCATTCTCCTCATCTTTGTTGTGTTATCGATTGGATTAGCCATTGGTAAAATTCGTTTCGGTAGCCTCCAGCTCGGCAATTCAATCGGTGTTCTGATTACTTCCCTAGTCATGGGGCATCTTGGTTTTTCCTTTAACGCAGATGCGCTCACCATTGGTTTCATGCTGTTCATCTACTGCGTGGGCATTGAAGCTGGACCAAACTTCTTTGGTATCTTCTTTAGAGACGGTAAGCACTATCTCATTCTTAGTCTTGTCGTCCTTTCCACGGCAATAGCCCTGACGTATTTCAGCAGCCACTACCTCGGGTTAGGCTTTGGCTTATCTGCAGGTATGATGGCAGGCGCCTTAACGGCAACGCCAATACTGGTAGGTGCTCAAGATGCTCTGAACTCCGGGCTTGCAGAATTACCAAGAAATATGGATTTAGGCCTGATCATCGAGAACCTCTCTGTTGGTTATGCGATGGCTTACTTAGTTGGCTTAATCAGTATGATTATGTTTGCTCGCCTTATTCCAAAGCTTCAGAAAGTAAACTTGCACGATTCAGCTGAGCAAATCGCTCAAGAACGTGGCCTAGGTGCTTCTGGGCAACGTAAAGTTTACCTCCCAATCATCCGTGCTTATCGCGTAGGACAGGAACTTATCTCTTGGACCGATGGTAAGAATTTACGTGAGTTAGGTATTTATCGCCAAACGGGTTGCTACATCGAGCGTATTCGTCGTAACGGTATTCTTGCCCACCCCGATGGTGACGCGATTCTGCAAGAAGGCGATGAGATTGCATTGGTAGGCTTCCCTGACAGCCATGCTCGTCTCGACCCGAGCTTCCGTAATGGTAAAGAAGTTTTCGATCGTAACCTTCTCGACTTACGCATCGTTGAAGAAGAGATCGTCGTTAAAAGTGACAACATCGCAGGCAAGCGCCTTTCAGATCTAAATCTATCTGAGTACGGCTGTTTCCTTAACCGCGTAGTAAGAGCTCAAATTGAAATGCCGATGGACTTAAACATCGTATTGTCTAAAGGTGACGTTTTACAGGTCAGTGGTGAAAAGAGTCGTGTTCACGGTTTAGCTGAGAAAATTGGTTTCATCTCAATTCACAGCCAAATGGCAGACTTGATGGCTTTTTGTAGCTTCTTCATTTTGGGCATCTTGTTTGGCTTAATCACCATGACGTTTGGCCAAGTTTCTTTTGGCTTGGGCAATGCAGTTGGCCTGCTACTGTCAGGTATCATGCTAGGCTTCTTAAGAGCAAACCACCCTACTTTCGGTTATGTTCCTCAGGGTGCACTAAACATGGTCAAAGACCTCGGTTTGATGTTTTTCATGGTTGGTATTGGCTTAAGTGCCGGCGGCAAGATAGTTGAACATTTATCCCAAGTGGGCCCACAAGTAATTGGTATTGCTCTGGTTGTAAGTGTACTGCCTGTATTCTTCGCCTACTTAGTTGGTGCTTACGTTCTGAAAATGAACCGTGCTCTGCTGTTTGGTGCCATCATTGGTGCGCGAACCTGTGCTCCGGCCATGGACATCGTAAATGACCACGCTCGTTCAACGATCCCTGCGTTGGGTTATGCTGGTACCTACGCGATAGCCAATATATTGATGACCTTAGCGGGTACTTTCATCATTATTATTAGCTAA
- the fabV gene encoding enoyl-ACP reductase FabV: MIIKPRIRGFICTTTHPVGCEANVKEQIAYTKAQGPIANAPKRVLVVGSSSGYGLSSRIAAAFGGGASTIGVFFEKAGTEKKTGTAGFYNSAAFDKLAKEEGLYSKSLNGDAFSNEAKQKTIDLIKEDLGQIDMVVYSLASPVRKMPETGEVIRSALKPIGETYTSTAVDTNKDAIIEASVEPATDEEIKDTVTVMGGEDWELWINALSEAGVLADGCKTVAYSYIGTELTWPIYWDGALGKAKMDLDRAASALSEKLGQTGGTANVAVLKSVVTQASSAIPVMPLYIAMVFKKMREEGIHEGCMEQIFRMFSQRLYKEDGSAAEVDEVNRLRLDDLELREDIQEHCRNLWPQITTENLKELTDYVEYKEEFLKLFGFGIEGVDYEADVNPAVEFDVADI, encoded by the coding sequence ATGATCATCAAACCTCGAATTCGCGGATTCATCTGTACTACAACACATCCAGTCGGTTGTGAAGCTAATGTAAAAGAACAAATTGCTTACACAAAAGCTCAAGGCCCAATCGCAAATGCACCTAAACGTGTACTCGTTGTTGGCTCTTCAAGTGGCTACGGCTTGTCTTCACGTATTGCGGCTGCATTTGGTGGCGGCGCTTCAACTATCGGTGTTTTCTTCGAGAAAGCCGGTACTGAGAAAAAGACTGGCACAGCTGGCTTTTACAACTCAGCAGCGTTCGACAAGCTTGCTAAAGAAGAAGGCCTGTATTCAAAAAGCCTTAACGGCGATGCTTTCTCTAACGAAGCTAAACAGAAAACTATTGACCTGATCAAAGAAGACCTAGGTCAAATCGATATGGTTGTGTACTCACTGGCATCTCCAGTGCGTAAAATGCCTGAGACTGGCGAAGTGATTCGTTCAGCTCTAAAGCCTATCGGTGAAACGTACACATCTACAGCAGTAGATACGAACAAAGACGCGATTATTGAAGCAAGCGTTGAGCCTGCTACTGACGAAGAGATCAAAGACACTGTTACTGTAATGGGCGGTGAAGATTGGGAACTTTGGATCAACGCACTTTCTGAAGCGGGTGTTTTAGCTGACGGTTGTAAGACGGTTGCTTACAGCTACATCGGTACTGAACTAACGTGGCCAATCTACTGGGATGGCGCGCTAGGCAAAGCTAAGATGGATCTAGACCGTGCAGCGTCAGCACTTAGCGAGAAACTAGGCCAGACTGGCGGTACAGCAAACGTTGCTGTTCTTAAGTCTGTTGTGACTCAAGCAAGTTCTGCTATTCCTGTTATGCCTCTTTACATCGCTATGGTGTTCAAGAAAATGCGTGAAGAAGGCATTCACGAAGGTTGTATGGAACAAATCTTCCGTATGTTCAGCCAACGTCTATATAAAGAAGACGGCAGCGCAGCAGAAGTTGATGAAGTGAACCGTCTACGTCTAGATGACCTAGAACTTCGCGAAGACATCCAAGAACACTGTCGCAACCTATGGCCTCAAATCACAACTGAGAACCTAAAAGAACTGACTGACTACGTTGAGTACAAAGAAGAATTCTTGAAGTTATTCGGTTTTGGCATTGAAGGTGTTGATTACGAAGCTGATGTTAATCCAGCTGTTGAGTTTGATGTAGCTGACATCTAA
- a CDS encoding acyl-CoA dehydrogenase, translating to MSSLRQKWVSDPAFKLFKKVLPPLSSTEKEAMEAGSVWWDGELFSGKPDFTKLHQYPKPQLTAEEQSFMDNELETLLAMLDDHKIVKEDRDLPEEVWNFLRKERFFSLIIAKSYGGREFSAHANSTIVTKIATRSISTAVSVMVPNSLGPGELLSHYGTQDQKDYWLPRLADGTDIPCFALTGPEAGSDAGGIPDVGTVCMGMHEGKETLGIKLNWNKRYITLAPVATVLGLAFKLHDPEKLLGDKEDIGITCALIPADHEGVVIGERHDPLGLAFMNGPTRGHDVFIPMEWLIGGADYAGKGWRMLVECLSAGRGISLPALGTAMGHLTAKTTGAYAYVRKQFGMSIGKFEGVAESLGRIGGLTYLLEATRTLTTTSLDMKEKPGIVTAIAKYHMTEMARTILNDSMDIHSGRAIQDGPMNYLAAPYLGIPVAITVEGANILTRNLMIFGQGATRCHPYVLSEMEAAANPDEKQGAKDFDSLLFKHISHATKNTFGAFGAALTGSKFIKADMSGPTKPYYQDLTRLSRALAVSADFAMLTLGGELKRKELISARLGDGLSYLYMASAALKKYEDEGRQQADLDYVHYAVQHCFHNAAKSLQEAYRNFPNKMVGKVLKGLVFPVGNHFEKPSDNLTVQLAESLMTPGAHRERLTHLCYIGKEEDDSVGLMENAFNAMYSIKPLERKIFKAVKEGKVARKGLLADKLAQALAADVLTQEEVDQIVAADKLRYAAIQVDHFSHDFSETLTRKELKPKLNSVA from the coding sequence ATGAGCTCTCTAAGACAAAAATGGGTAAGTGACCCAGCTTTTAAACTCTTTAAAAAAGTACTACCACCACTATCTAGCACCGAGAAAGAAGCAATGGAAGCAGGTAGTGTGTGGTGGGACGGAGAGCTGTTTTCTGGTAAACCAGATTTCACTAAGCTGCATCAATATCCAAAACCTCAGCTAACAGCGGAAGAGCAATCGTTCATGGACAATGAACTTGAAACCTTGCTTGCTATGCTTGATGACCACAAAATTGTAAAAGAAGACCGAGATCTTCCTGAGGAAGTGTGGAACTTCTTACGCAAAGAGCGTTTCTTTTCCCTAATTATTGCGAAATCGTACGGTGGTCGTGAATTTTCAGCGCACGCAAACTCTACCATCGTAACTAAGATTGCGACTCGAAGCATCAGTACTGCGGTTTCGGTAATGGTTCCAAACTCTCTTGGCCCTGGTGAGCTCTTGTCTCACTACGGTACTCAAGATCAAAAAGATTACTGGTTACCTCGTCTTGCTGACGGTACCGACATTCCATGTTTCGCGCTAACAGGCCCTGAAGCGGGTTCTGATGCGGGAGGTATCCCTGATGTTGGCACTGTTTGTATGGGAATGCATGAAGGCAAAGAAACACTAGGTATCAAACTGAATTGGAACAAGCGATACATTACGCTTGCACCTGTCGCGACTGTTCTGGGTTTGGCGTTCAAACTGCACGATCCAGAAAAGCTGCTTGGCGATAAGGAAGACATTGGTATCACTTGTGCGCTTATCCCAGCTGATCACGAAGGTGTTGTGATTGGTGAGCGTCATGATCCACTTGGCCTTGCATTTATGAACGGTCCTACACGTGGTCACGATGTGTTCATTCCAATGGAGTGGCTAATCGGTGGTGCTGACTATGCAGGTAAAGGTTGGCGTATGCTGGTGGAATGTCTGTCTGCAGGTCGTGGTATCTCATTACCCGCACTTGGCACGGCGATGGGCCACCTAACAGCGAAAACGACCGGCGCGTACGCTTATGTTCGTAAGCAGTTTGGCATGTCGATTGGTAAATTTGAAGGTGTTGCTGAGAGCTTAGGTCGTATTGGTGGTTTAACGTATCTGTTAGAAGCAACTCGTACGTTGACAACTACGTCGCTAGATATGAAAGAGAAACCAGGTATCGTAACGGCTATCGCTAAATATCACATGACAGAAATGGCACGTACTATTTTGAATGACTCAATGGATATCCATTCAGGTCGTGCAATTCAAGATGGCCCAATGAACTATTTGGCTGCGCCTTACCTAGGTATTCCAGTTGCTATCACAGTAGAAGGTGCGAACATCCTAACTCGTAACCTGATGATCTTCGGTCAAGGTGCGACACGTTGTCACCCATACGTATTGAGCGAAATGGAAGCGGCAGCGAACCCAGATGAGAAACAAGGTGCAAAAGACTTTGATAGCTTGTTGTTTAAGCACATCTCACACGCAACTAAGAACACGTTTGGCGCGTTTGGTGCAGCACTTACGGGCTCTAAATTTATTAAAGCCGACATGAGTGGCCCAACAAAACCTTACTACCAAGACCTAACTCGTTTGAGCCGTGCGTTAGCGGTAAGTGCTGATTTCGCAATGCTTACGCTAGGTGGTGAGCTGAAACGTAAAGAGCTTATCTCTGCACGTTTGGGCGATGGCCTAAGTTACCTATACATGGCTTCGGCTGCGCTTAAGAAGTATGAGGATGAAGGTCGTCAACAAGCTGACCTAGACTACGTACACTACGCGGTTCAACACTGTTTCCACAATGCGGCTAAGTCACTACAAGAAGCGTACCGTAACTTCCCGAACAAGATGGTTGGGAAAGTGCTGAAAGGTTTAGTTTTCCCTGTAGGTAACCACTTCGAGAAACCAAGTGATAACCTAACGGTTCAACTGGCAGAAAGCTTGATGACTCCAGGTGCACACCGTGAACGTCTGACTCACCTTTGCTACATTGGTAAGGAAGAGGATGATAGTGTTGGTCTTATGGAGAACGCTTTCAATGCGATGTACAGCATTAAGCCTCTGGAACGTAAGATCTTCAAAGCTGTGAAAGAGGGTAAAGTCGCTCGTAAAGGCTTGCTAGCCGATAAACTGGCTCAAGCACTTGCTGCTGATGTGTTGACTCAAGAAGAAGTAGACCAAATCGTAGCTGCGGATAAACTGCGTTACGCTGCGATTCAAGTTGATCACTTCAGCCATGACTTTAGTGAAACTTTGACGCGAAAAGAGTTAAAACCTAAGCTAAATAGCGTTGCTTAG
- a CDS encoding TetR/AcrR family transcriptional regulator encodes MAPRSTTKEKILDVAEGLFAEHGFNDTSLRTITGKANVNLASVNYHFGDKKTLVRAVLNRYLEAFMPALQDALVNLNLNETYSMNDVFESLRQPLRALNDVRPNGTSRFMLLIGRGYTDVQGHLRWFITTRYSEVLTLFTNSVMKANPNLTQEQLFWRLHFTLGTCVFTMASSQALVEIAENDYGKRIDAKAVVDILIPYLAAGMSAEE; translated from the coding sequence ATGGCACCAAGAAGTACAACCAAAGAAAAAATCTTAGATGTTGCTGAAGGCTTATTTGCTGAGCATGGTTTTAATGACACCTCTTTACGCACTATTACGGGTAAAGCTAATGTCAATCTTGCTTCAGTGAACTACCACTTTGGCGATAAGAAAACTCTGGTTCGTGCAGTACTCAATCGATACTTAGAAGCATTTATGCCTGCGCTGCAAGACGCTTTAGTGAACTTAAACTTGAACGAAACGTATTCTATGAATGATGTGTTTGAGTCTTTAAGGCAGCCATTAAGAGCGCTTAATGATGTTAGGCCGAATGGTACTAGCCGATTCATGTTACTTATTGGGCGTGGTTACACCGATGTACAAGGGCACTTGCGTTGGTTCATTACAACTCGCTACAGCGAAGTACTGACTTTATTTACCAACTCAGTAATGAAAGCCAACCCGAACCTCACTCAAGAACAGTTATTTTGGCGATTACACTTCACCTTAGGGACTTGTGTATTCACCATGGCTTCCAGTCAGGCTCTCGTAGAAATCGCAGAGAATGATTACGGCAAGCGAATAGATGCTAAAGCAGTGGTCGATATTCTTATTCCATATTTAGCCGCTGGCATGTCAGCAGAAGAATAA